A window from Hyphomicrobiales bacterium encodes these proteins:
- a CDS encoding antibiotic biosynthesis monooxygenase yields the protein MTAYNVVRFRTRPGKEQAFIDAHKSADRAMDGFRKGSLIKTGERSFCFIGEWDDLDSIAAARPHMISILDGFRDMLEDLGGGLGVTDPASGPVVAELGR from the coding sequence ATGACGGCATACAATGTGGTCCGGTTTCGCACCAGGCCGGGCAAGGAGCAGGCCTTTATCGACGCCCACAAGAGCGCCGACCGGGCGATGGACGGTTTCAGGAAGGGTTCCTTGATCAAGACCGGCGAGCGGAGCTTCTGCTTCATCGGCGAATGGGACGATCTCGACAGCATCGCGGCGGCCCGACCGCATATGATCTCCATCCTCGACGGTTTCCGCGACATGCTCGAGGACCTCGGTGGCGGGCTCGGCGTGACCGATCCGGCATCCGGGCCGGTCGTGGCGGAGCTCGGGCGGTAG